The segment CCGCGGCTGCTGCTTGCTCTGCGCCAGTTCCAACCGCACCCGCGTCGCGCCCGCCCGGTGCCGGTAGTCAAAGGCGATGTCGGCGCGGGTCTGCTCGCCGTTCTGCCAGCGCAGTTCGTGGTTCTCGATGTCGCCCTGCCCGAGCAGCGCATGCAGCATGCTGACCAGGTGCGGCGCGCTGTCCAGCACCATCGCGCGCCCCCGGCTGGCGGGGGACAGGCGCATGTCAAACGACTGGATTTGCGCGGCGTCGTCGGGCAGCGGGTGCAGTTGCCGGTAATGGGCCAGCGTGAACGGCCATTGCAGGTTGACGCCGATGTGCAGGTCGGCGACCGCCGCCACCGCGAGTATCCGCGACACCGCATCGGCGATGCCGTCGGCGCTGTCGGGCATTTCCGCAAGCGGCGGAAACCACAGCGGCTTTTCGCAGAAAACATGGCAGCCGGCGGCGACGCCCTGCCGCAGGTATTCCAGATGCGTGTCGTGCGGGCTTGCGATGACGAGGATGTCCACCGTCTGCTCGTCGAGCAACGCGGCCAGGCTGGTGTAGCCCGTCGTCCGTATGTGGTAATCTTGCCGCAGCGCCCGTTCCGCCTCCGCAACGCTGCTGTCCGATGTGCCGACGATTCCCCGAATGTCCTGCCCGAGCCGGGCAAACGCCGCCGCGAGGTAGGCCCCCGTCCCCTGGCGCGCGCGGCGCGCGCCGACAATGGCGATTTGATGAGTCTCCGGCATCAGAACAATGTTGCGTAGTTTAGCAGGTCGGCGCCGGAAAGGGCACCTCAGGCGGATTTTCATGACGGGGCAAAGCCCGCGGGTTGCGGCGC is part of the Gammaproteobacteria bacterium genome and harbors:
- a CDS encoding Gfo/Idh/MocA family oxidoreductase — translated: MPETHQIAIVGARRARQGTGAYLAAAFARLGQDIRGIVGTSDSSVAEAERALRQDYHIRTTGYTSLAALLDEQTVDILVIASPHDTHLEYLRQGVAAGCHVFCEKPLWFPPLAEMPDSADGIADAVSRILAVAAVADLHIGVNLQWPFTLAHYRQLHPLPDDAAQIQSFDMRLSPASRGRAMVLDSAPHLVSMLHALLGQGDIENHELRWQNGEQTRADIAFDYRHRAGATRVRLELAQSKQQPRPAGYSINGNAVERRVSMKDYVQSLAGGGGEVTMPDLLTESAKHFLEQAGNRAPGDEGGIVHGLRLLHRLVSAG